In Mycteria americana isolate JAX WOST 10 ecotype Jacksonville Zoo and Gardens chromosome 3, USCA_MyAme_1.0, whole genome shotgun sequence, a single genomic region encodes these proteins:
- the LOC142407491 gene encoding beta-soluble NSF attachment protein isoform X2, whose amino-acid sequence MDSTGKEREAVQLMAEAEKRVKGSHSFLRGLFGGNTRVEEACEMYTRAANMFKIAKNWSAAGNAFCQAAKLHMQLQSKHDSATSFVDAGNAYKKADPQEAINCLNAAIDIYTDMGRFTIAAKHHITIAEIYEAELVDIEKAIAHYEQAADYYKGEESNSSANKCLLKVAAYAAQLEQYQKAIEIYEQVGTNTMDNPLLKYSAKEYFFKAALCHFIVDELNAKLALEKYEEMFPAFTDSRECKLLKKLLEAHEEQNCEAYTEAVKEFDSISRLDQWLTTMLLRIKKSIQGEGDGDLK is encoded by the exons ATGGACAGCACGGGCAAGGAGCGGGAGGCCGTGCAGCTGATGGCGGAGGCCGAGAAGCGGGTGAAGGGCTCCCACTCCTTCCTGCGGGGGCTCTTCGG GGGCAACACCAGGGTGGAGGAAGCCTGTGAAATGTACACCAGGGCTGCCAACATGTTCAAGATCGCCAAAAACTGGAGCG CCGCAGGAAACGCGTTTTGTCAGGCGGCCAAGCTGCacatgcagctgcagagcaaacaCGACTCGGCCACCAGCTTCGTGGACGCCGGCAACGCCTACAAAAAAGCAGACCCGCAAG AGGCCATCAACTGCTTAAATGCAGCTATCGATATCTACACCGACATG GGACGATTCACTATCGCTGCCAAGCACCACATCACCATTGCGGAGATCTACGAGGCCGAGCTGGTAGACATTGAAAAG GCGATTGCGCACTACGAGCAGGCTGCAGACTATTACAAAGGAGAGGAGTCTAACAG CTCAGCCAACAAGTGTCTGCTGAAGGTGGCTGCCTACGCCGCGCAGCTGGAGCAGTACCAGAAGGCGATAGAAATCTATGAGCAG GTCGGAACAAACACGATGGATAATCCTTTGCTCAAGTATAGCGCGAAAGAGTATTTCTTCAAAGCCGCTCTGTGCCACTTCATCGTGGATGAGCTGAACGCAAAG CTCGCGCTtgagaaatatgaagaaatgttCCCAGCGTTCACAGATTCACGGGAGTGCAAGCTATTGAAA AAACTGCTGGAAGCCCACGAGGAGCAAAACTGCGAGGCGTACACCGAGGCA gtTAAAGAATTTGACTCAATATCGCGGTTGGATCAGTGGCTTACGACCATGTTGCTTCGCATCAAAAAGTCAATCCAAGGAGAAGGGGATGGCGACCTGAAGTGA
- the LOC142407491 gene encoding beta-soluble NSF attachment protein isoform X1, with the protein MISLVKPGGATWPEHGGLQQPKPYFGFRPPLWGQRSVPAGAQGLSRCVSGATPGWRKPVKCTPGLPTCSRSPKTGAPQETRFVRRPSCTCSCRANTTRPPASWTPATPTKKQTRKGRFTIAAKHHITIAEIYEAELVDIEKAIAHYEQAADYYKGEESNSSANKCLLKVAAYAAQLEQYQKAIEIYEQVGTNTMDNPLLKYSAKEYFFKAALCHFIVDELNAKLALEKYEEMFPAFTDSRECKLLKKLLEAHEEQNCEAYTEAVKEFDSISRLDQWLTTMLLRIKKSIQGEGDGDLK; encoded by the exons ATGATCAGCCTCGTCAAGCCCGGAGGGGCCACGTGGCCCGAGCACGGGGGGCTGCAACAGCCCAAGCCCTATTTTGGCTTTCGGCCCCCGCTTTGGGGGCAGCGTTCTGTCCCGGCAGGGGCTCAGGGGCTCTCTCGCTGCGTTTCAGGGGCAACACCAGGGTGGAGGAAGCCTGTGAAATGTACACCAGGGCTGCCAACATGTTCAAGATCGCCAAAAACTGGAGCG CCGCAGGAAACGCGTTTTGTCAGGCGGCCAAGCTGCacatgcagctgcagagcaaacaCGACTCGGCCACCAGCTTCGTGGACGCCGGCAACGCCTACAAAAAAGCAGACCCGCAAG GGACGATTCACTATCGCTGCCAAGCACCACATCACCATTGCGGAGATCTACGAGGCCGAGCTGGTAGACATTGAAAAG GCGATTGCGCACTACGAGCAGGCTGCAGACTATTACAAAGGAGAGGAGTCTAACAG CTCAGCCAACAAGTGTCTGCTGAAGGTGGCTGCCTACGCCGCGCAGCTGGAGCAGTACCAGAAGGCGATAGAAATCTATGAGCAG GTCGGAACAAACACGATGGATAATCCTTTGCTCAAGTATAGCGCGAAAGAGTATTTCTTCAAAGCCGCTCTGTGCCACTTCATCGTGGATGAGCTGAACGCAAAG CTCGCGCTtgagaaatatgaagaaatgttCCCAGCGTTCACAGATTCACGGGAGTGCAAGCTATTGAAA AAACTGCTGGAAGCCCACGAGGAGCAAAACTGCGAGGCGTACACCGAGGCA gtTAAAGAATTTGACTCAATATCGCGGTTGGATCAGTGGCTTACGACCATGTTGCTTCGCATCAAAAAGTCAATCCAAGGAGAAGGGGATGGCGACCTGAAGTGA